ACTAAAATTTTGTCTTCCGAATTCATTTGTGCCTCCACTAATTATTTATCTGCAAAAAATATTCTTACCGTTATCATACCACTATTCTTTACAATCTCATCCATCTTTTGCGATAAATCATCTCTTTCTTTTTCCAGAGTTAACGTATTTTCACCTTTTATTTCCATATTGCTGATTTGCTGGGTCAATTCATCCCTCTGTTTTTCAAGTTCTTTATATTGATCAGTTATATTCTCTTTTGTAACAGGTAGCTTTATGCTAATGTCCAGATTATATTTATCATTAGCCAACTGCTGAATTTTAGTAAATGATTCTAACGTTATTACAAAATCAGCATAATTATTTTGAGCCATAATAACTATAGCTTTGTCATCAGCAGTTAGCTCTTTGCCTCCTAACTCTGACATTAAGCCTTTTAAGGCTTTATTTTCACATTCTTTATCCTGAGTTGCCGAATTTAAAGTCATTTCCGCAGTATTTGAAAAATACTGCAGGGTAGCAGTTTCTTCAGCAATTTTTGCTTTGTATACTGACTCTGTTTTCTCTTTTGATTCTTCATCCGTTTTTTTCGTACTTTGACTTGATTTTGATACAGCTTTGTTTTCACCTTTTTCCTCAAAAACTCTTTTTTTCGGGTAATCTTTCACTGTACTCTTGCTGTTGTCAGCTGCAAATTTGTCGGATGAAGGTTGGCTTTCATTATTATTACCCTCTTGGGCACTAAAGTTCTGTACTGATTCCTGTGTGGAAATAGCAGAATCCTTTGCACTAGCCTCAGTAGAATTAGAAGCAGTTATACCTGTAGAAATACCGGCAGCCTGCCGGTTTAAATCTGTATGAGGAAGCATACTGTATGCCACTAAGGATATTACCAGTACAGCAGCCGTTGACAGCACCGCAATTAACTTTTTATTATATATAAACAACCTGCCTTTATTTACTTTTTGATTTTCCGCGACGTCTACCAGCCTGTCATGGAGGGAAGACGAAAAATTCTGTGGCAACATAATATCGCCGCTTTCTCTGCACAACTCTGCCAGAGCTAAAGCTTCCTTGACCTTTTGAGAACATTTACTGCACTCATTTATATGCTTTTCAAATTCTATTTTTATTGCCTCTTCCAGCATGTCATCAATATATAAAGATACATAGTAATCTGATTCCTTGCAAAAATCCATTTCAATTCCCTCCTTTCAATTTATTTGACGTAATCGGTAAATAAATGTTCCTTATCCTTGCATAATAATTCCCTTAGCTCGTTTCTGGCCCTGCTGATTCTTGATTTCACGGTGCCAACAGGAATTTTCATTGTATCCGATATTTCATCATAACTAAGTCCCATAAAATCACGGAGTATGATTACCAAGCGGTTTTTTTCGTTCATTTTATCCATGGCAGCTTTAATGGCCTGTTTCTGTGCATTGGTCTCTGCTACTTTTTCCGGCCCCGGATTATCTGAAACCAGACTGTCTTTCAGCTGTAAATCCTCAAAAGTGCTCTGCTCTATGGAGACTACTTTCCTTTTCTTGTTTTTTCTAATAAAGTCCAGACATACATTAGTTGCAATTCTGTAAAGCCACGTAGATATGGCACAATTCCCTTTAAAGCTTTTTATGTACTTAAAAGCCTTTATAAATGTCTCCTGAGCCTGTTCATATGCATCTTCGGTGTTATTGAGCATCCTGTAGCAAATACTGTATACTTTTGAATAGTAAACAGTCGTAAGCTCTTCAAATGCCCCTACGTCCCCGTTGCGTGCCTTGTGCAACAAGTTGTTTTCATTTATTGTTTCCATATTTTAGATCCTTACTTTTTTTATAGATCTGAAATGCCATTGTACCCAATAGCCTATAATATTGCAAGCCTTCATATATTCAAAACAATTATACCATAATAATGTACAACAAAAATGTAACTTTAAATTCATCATTTTGTATAATATTTACAACCTTTTATTTTAAATAATAAATTTGGAGGTTTTTTGTATTCTATATCGAATACTGTACTGGAAACAAAATACAAATACATAAGAAGGAGTCTGCTATGATTAGTACTATCCTTGTAACTGATGATAATATCCTGGACAATGCAATACTAAGAAATTATCTTTACAAAGAACGTGTTAATATAGTTTCAGTCCTTAATGGACGAGAAGCTCTGGATATGGTAGAAAGCAGAAATGTTGATGTTATAATACTTGATTTGGTAATGCCGGTTTTAGATGGGTTTGGTTTTCTTGAGGAATTCTGCAAAATGAGTTCTTATAAGGAAATACCGGTAATAATTGCATCCAACATAGAAATGGATCAAATTGAAAAAGTGTTGAATTACGATATTTATGATTTTATCCCAAAACCAATTAATGAGATTAACAGAATGGTGGTAGTAAATAAGGTTAGAAAAGCCATACAATTCAGAAAGATGATTAGTCAACTTAAATTACTTGAATCTAAAGTAACACACTCACCCGGATAACTTATAGTCACTTTTCCTTCTCTGGCCAGTAAAGGACCCATTAATATTATTGATGATCTCATTTCTGCGGCGAGATGTTCGGGAACCTCTGTAGATGATAATGTTGATGAATCCACAGTAACAACGTTATCTTCTACTTTTACTTTGCAGCCGATAGTTCTTAAAATTTCAATTATAACTTCCACATCCTTAAACATCGGACAATTTTTGATTACATTCTCGCCACGATTAAGAATTGTAGCAGCTAATATTGGTAAAACAGCGTTTTTGGCACCCTCAATTTCTATTTCACCTTTTAATTTTTTACCTCCCGTGACTATTATTTTGCTCATAATAAAAAAACACCTCCGTCATTCCGGGACATTGTTGATATTTGTAATGTCACTTTTTTTCACTCCTATTTTAAAGTTAATTATAATACGTTTTATCTCGAAATATATGAAGCTTATAATAGCCCTATATAAAAAATTAAAATACATATATATAAACCTCTATCCCTGCAATATCAGTTTATGCGTATTAGAATAAAGTGTTACTCATGTTTAAATTACAACACAAGGCAGGCTGCTGCCTGCCTTGTGTTTTTTTTATCCCATTTGGGATTCTATACCCTTAACCTTTTGCTGTGCTTGTGAAATCTCCTGCTGGTTTGCGTTTTGTACAGAATACCAGCCTTTTTGGGACATCATATCAAAAACATGTTTCTGTTCATCAAAAGTTCTGGTCAATATGCTCTTTGCATCGTTTCTAAGAGCCTGATTGGAGCTTTCCAGAATCAAATTTGTTAATGATGATGCAGCAAGCTTTCTTTCATTTAATATAGATGCCATTATTTCCTTATCAGTTAACTCTGCCATATTCTACACCTCCTATTGTTGACCTGCTGTGTTTATGTGCTTCATCAAAAGCTGCAATCCATTCTTCTCTTCACTAGCCAATTGGTTGCAAAGATTCTTTACTTGGCTGTCATTTGCAAGCTGTGCGCAACCTTGTAAATACTTTATGTTGTTTTCACACATACTGATATTATCCTGAATCAGCATCAGTTCTTTACTTGTAAGTGGCATGTCAATCCTCCTTTTTACCTTTGTAAAAATATTCAACTTAGTTATAAGTTGAACTCAAATGTTATTTTATACAAATATAAATATCATATTCTTAATTAATAATAATCGTATCATATGATGAAAATTTCTTACTAAAGATGATAATTGAAATAATGGGTAATATATGGTAGTCTATATAATTAGACGTAAATACAAAAATATAAATAAAGCGGGTACTAACTAAATGAAAATGAGAAAAATAAAAAATAAGGAACATCATCTGTTAAATATTGCTCCATCAAAGCTTTTGGTTTTAAGTTTCGCAGTTTTGATACTAACAGGGGCCATACTTTTGTCCATGCCGTTCTCCAGCAGATCGGGAGAATGGACACCTTTTATTAATGCCCTGTTTACCTCTACCTCGGCATCATGCATAACGGGCCTGGTAGTTTACGATACCTATACTTACTGGTCCACTGCAGGGCAAATAATTATATTAACATTGATTCAAGTCGGGGCTTTGGGGATTATTACTCTGGCAACATTCTTTTCTCTGTTATTAAAGAAAAAAGTCGGCTTAAAGGGGATGCTCATTGCTCAGGAATCCATTAATGCCTTCAGGTACGATGAAGTTCTGAGACTTGTCAGAAGAATTGTAACTACTACCCTGCTGGTTGAAACAATCGGGGCAATATTATTGTCTATTAGTTTTGTGCCCAAGTTCGGTGCCTTTGGCTTTTATATGAGTGTTTTTCACTCTGTTTCTGCCTTTTGTAATGCCGGCTTTGACATAACAAGCGGTGCCGTTAGCGGAAAATTCCTCAGCATTACACCTTTTAACAACGACCCTATAGTAATATACACTATTTCAGGTCTGATAATAGTTGGCGGACTAGGATTTACGGTTTGGAGAGATCTATATGAGTTCAGAAAAAACAAAGCACTCCTCTTTCATACAAAACTGGTCCTGGTTATAACTGCTCTACTTTTGGTATCCGGTACTCTATTTTTCTTTGCAAACGAATATAGCAATGCTAAAACGCTGGGACCTATGAACTTTTTTGAAAAAATTAATGCAGCCTTCTTTCAATCGACAGCAGCCAGAACAGCAGGCTTTAATTCAATTAACCTTGCCGATATGAAAGAGATATCAAAAGTCTTCACAGTTTTCCTTATGTTTGTAGGTGCTGCTCCCGGCTCCACCGGAGGTGGTATAAAGGTTACTACATTTGGCGCCGTGATGATTGCTGTTTTTTCACAAATAAAAGGCTCCGGGGATGTAGTTCTTTTTAAGAGAAAATTGCACCAGTATACAGTAAACAAAGCGCTTTCAATAACCGGACTAAGCGCTATTCTCGTGGTAATAATTACCACTGCCATTGTTACAATCCAAAGTAATTTCCATGTATTGGACATACTATATGAGACAACTTCCGCCTTTGGTACAGTAGGGCTAACTCTTGGCCCCACACCCTTACTGAATACCGCCAGTAAAGCACTCATTATTCTTACAATGTTTTTGGGAAGGGTCGGCCCTTTATCCTTTGCTGTAGCATTGACCCTGAAGTCCTCTAAAAGAACTTCCGACATTGTTTATCCTGAAGCCAAGATACTTGTAGGATAAAAATAACCGTTTGAATCAGTTTATATCTAGAACTGATTCAAACGGTTATTTTTTTAATCTATATTACACAATCTTTACCTTTACAAAGTTCTTCTTGCCCTTCTGAAGCATCATTTCACCGTTGACAAGGTCATTTGTACCAACCGTGTAATCAAAAGCGGTTATCTTTTCGTCGTTCAGAAGTACCCCTCCCTGCTGAACAGCTCTCCTTGCCTCACTCTTTGAAGGGGTAAGTCCGGCAATCATCAGCAAATCAATTATTTTTATACCCGCCTCAATATCAGCAGTTTTCACTTCAACAAACGGTATACTGTCGGATTGGCCTTTTCCTCCGAATATTGCTTCTGCGGCTTCTTTGGCTTTTCTTGCCTCTTCTTCACCGTGTACGATTTTTGTAACCTCATAAGCCAGAACTGCTTTTGCCTCGTTTATTCCAGCATCTTTCAATGAACCAAGTCTTCTTACCTCATCCATAGGAAGGAATGTCATCAGTGCTAGACAATTCTCAACATCATTATCAGCTATATTTCTCCAGTATTGGTAAAATTCGTATGAGGTAGTCTTTTCAGGATCTAGCCAAACTGCGCCGTTCTCGGTTTTGCCCATCTTCTTACCTTCACTTGTAGTCAGAAGTGTGAAGGTCATTCCGTAGACATCCCTACCCTCTGATTTTCTTACTAGGTTGATCCCTCCAAGAATATTTGACCACTGATCGTCGCCGCCTAACTCCATCTTACAGCCATATTTTTTGTTTAAAACAAGAAAATCATAGCTTTGCATAAGCATGTAGTTAAATTCAAGGAAAGTCAAGCCCTTTTCCATTCTTGATTTAAAACATTCTGCAGTAAGCATTCTGTTTACAGAAAAATGTACGCCAACATCTCTAAGGAATTGAACATAATTTAACTCCATAAGCCAATCGCTATTGTCAACCATAATTGCCTTGTTATCGGAAAAATCAATAAACTTGGATATCTGAGTTTTGAAACTATCTGCATTGTGTTTGACAATTTCCCTGGTCATCATTTTTCTCATATCATTCTTACCCGTAGGGTCTCCAACCATGGCCGTACCGCCACCTATGAGAACTATAGGTACATGGCCCGCCTGCTGCATATGAGCCATAACCATCAACTGTAGAAAATGTCCTATATGCAAACTGTCTGCTGTTGGATCAAAGCCGATATAGAAAGTGACCTTTTCTTCACTTAAAAGCTTTTTTACTTCTTCCTCATGGGTAATCTGTGCAATAAATCCTCTTTCCTTTAATACATCAAAAACACTGCTCACCTTAATCCACTCCTTATTTTCTTTTTGAAATATCGCGATATATAAAATAAAAGCCCTTTGTCCTATATAAGGACGAAGAGCTTCGTGGTACCACCTTAATTCACACTTTTGATGTAAAAATTATCAAAAATGTCTTATTGAGCTGTAACGGGCCTACCCGGCAATAGCAGCTCATAATCTGTAATTCACTTATCTGCGTACTCCAATCTTTTCACCAACCAGACTGTTCTCTAAAAGTACGTTGCAGACAGTTACTGTAATTAATCATAGCTGTTTTGATATTCTTTTTACAATTCTAACATATGAAATCAATAATATGCAATAAAAATTATTATCCCAGGAAAAAGTCCTTTAATTCCTGTTGATCCTGTATGGATGAGGCAGCCAGTATATGGTCTCCCTCCAACAAAAGTGTATCACCGTTTGGTATTATTACATTCTCTTCTCTTATAACTGAAATTAAAACACATTCCCTTGGAATATTTATTTCCTTTAGTTTTTTGTTTTTTACCGGGGAAGTCGAAGATAGCAATATTTCACTCAGAGAAATTTTACCGTTTTTCAATTTCATAAGAGTTTTCATTCCTGAGTAATCAACTTCCTGTTCTATTAAATCGGCAATTATTGAAGTACTGCTGACTGCAATATCTACACCAAGTTTTTCAAAGACAGTTATGTTCTTTGGATTATTTACCCTTGCTATGGTACGCTTTATGCCAAAATTTCTTTTTGCAAGCTGACAGGCAATAAGGTTTTCTTCATCCTTTCCTGTAACCGCAATAAATATGTCCGCTCTCTCTACATTACATTCAGTTAAATGCTCAATATTTGTTCCATCTCCATTTACTACACAAACATTCAACTGGTTTGCAATCTTTTCACAAAGTTCTTTCTGCTTTTCAATAACTGCTATTTTATGTTTATACGGTAGTAGGGTTTTTATAAGATAAAATCCAACTTTTCCTCCACCGGCAATTACTATATACATTTAGTTGATCTCCTTATTATTCTTATGGGTAGTATCCGCCACAACCAATATGTCACCTTTAACTAATCGTCCTGTGGCATTAGCCAATATAAATTCTCCCGACCGGATAATACCAAAAATCATACTCTGTTTAAGCTTAACCTGATCAATCCTTTTGCCTATATAACCATCCGCTAAATTTACATGTTTGAATAATACAGAGGTATTTCCGATATTATGTGTACTAACATCAGCATTTGACTCAACCATAGCCCTCATTACATTTACAGTAATATCGGTTGGACAAATAGTTTCCAGACCAAATTGATGAAACACATGTTCACGTGCAGGGTTATAAATTCTAGCAACAACCTTGGGTACCTTGAATATTTCTTTTGCCACCTGACAAACCATGATGTTTACATTATCATCTTCCGTTACTGCCACCAATACATCAGCATTTTCTATACCTGCCATTTTCAAAACATCCTGATCAATAGGTACTCCCGTCAAGGTCACTCCGTCAAAGTCAGGTGGAAGATTTTTAAAAGCTTTCGGATCGTTTGAAACAATTACAATTTCGTTTCCTTCCTCAGAAAGAACCTGTGCAAACTTTGCTCCAACCTTTCCACATCCTATTAT
This region of Clostridium sp. BNL1100 genomic DNA includes:
- a CDS encoding zf-HC2 domain-containing protein; translated protein: MDFCKESDYYVSLYIDDMLEEAIKIEFEKHINECSKCSQKVKEALALAELCRESGDIMLPQNFSSSLHDRLVDVAENQKVNKGRLFIYNKKLIAVLSTAAVLVISLVAYSMLPHTDLNRQAAGISTGITASNSTEASAKDSAISTQESVQNFSAQEGNNNESQPSSDKFAADNSKSTVKDYPKKRVFEEKGENKAVSKSSQSTKKTDEESKEKTESVYKAKIAEETATLQYFSNTAEMTLNSATQDKECENKALKGLMSELGGKELTADDKAIVIMAQNNYADFVITLESFTKIQQLANDKYNLDISIKLPVTKENITDQYKELEKQRDELTQQISNMEIKGENTLTLEKERDDLSQKMDEIVKNSGMITVRIFFADK
- a CDS encoding sigma-70 family RNA polymerase sigma factor gives rise to the protein METINENNLLHKARNGDVGAFEELTTVYYSKVYSICYRMLNNTEDAYEQAQETFIKAFKYIKSFKGNCAISTWLYRIATNVCLDFIRKNKKRKVVSIEQSTFEDLQLKDSLVSDNPGPEKVAETNAQKQAIKAAMDKMNEKNRLVIILRDFMGLSYDEISDTMKIPVGTVKSRISRARNELRELLCKDKEHLFTDYVK
- a CDS encoding response regulator produces the protein MISTILVTDDNILDNAILRNYLYKERVNIVSVLNGREALDMVESRNVDVIILDLVMPVLDGFGFLEEFCKMSSYKEIPVIIASNIEMDQIEKVLNYDIYDFIPKPINEINRMVVVNKVRKAIQFRKMISQLKLLESKVTHSPG
- a CDS encoding UDP-N-acetylglucosamine 1-carboxyvinyltransferase, with protein sequence MSKIIVTGGKKLKGEIEIEGAKNAVLPILAATILNRGENVIKNCPMFKDVEVIIEILRTIGCKVKVEDNVVTVDSSTLSSTEVPEHLAAEMRSSIILMGPLLAREGKVTISYPGECVTLDSSNLS
- a CDS encoding spore coat protein, encoding MAELTDKEIMASILNERKLAASSLTNLILESSNQALRNDAKSILTRTFDEQKHVFDMMSQKGWYSVQNANQQEISQAQQKVKGIESQMG
- a CDS encoding TrkH family potassium uptake protein gives rise to the protein MKMRKIKNKEHHLLNIAPSKLLVLSFAVLILTGAILLSMPFSSRSGEWTPFINALFTSTSASCITGLVVYDTYTYWSTAGQIIILTLIQVGALGIITLATFFSLLLKKKVGLKGMLIAQESINAFRYDEVLRLVRRIVTTTLLVETIGAILLSISFVPKFGAFGFYMSVFHSVSAFCNAGFDITSGAVSGKFLSITPFNNDPIVIYTISGLIIVGGLGFTVWRDLYEFRKNKALLFHTKLVLVITALLLVSGTLFFFANEYSNAKTLGPMNFFEKINAAFFQSTAARTAGFNSINLADMKEISKVFTVFLMFVGAAPGSTGGGIKVTTFGAVMIAVFSQIKGSGDVVLFKRKLHQYTVNKALSITGLSAILVVIITTAIVTIQSNFHVLDILYETTSAFGTVGLTLGPTPLLNTASKALIILTMFLGRVGPLSFAVALTLKSSKRTSDIVYPEAKILVG
- the tyrS gene encoding tyrosine--tRNA ligase, which codes for MSSVFDVLKERGFIAQITHEEEVKKLLSEEKVTFYIGFDPTADSLHIGHFLQLMVMAHMQQAGHVPIVLIGGGTAMVGDPTGKNDMRKMMTREIVKHNADSFKTQISKFIDFSDNKAIMVDNSDWLMELNYVQFLRDVGVHFSVNRMLTAECFKSRMEKGLTFLEFNYMLMQSYDFLVLNKKYGCKMELGGDDQWSNILGGINLVRKSEGRDVYGMTFTLLTTSEGKKMGKTENGAVWLDPEKTTSYEFYQYWRNIADNDVENCLALMTFLPMDEVRRLGSLKDAGINEAKAVLAYEVTKIVHGEEEARKAKEAAEAIFGGKGQSDSIPFVEVKTADIEAGIKIIDLLMIAGLTPSKSEARRAVQQGGVLLNDEKITAFDYTVGTNDLVNGEMMLQKGKKNFVKVKIV
- a CDS encoding NAD-binding protein, coding for MYIVIAGGGKVGFYLIKTLLPYKHKIAVIEKQKELCEKIANQLNVCVVNGDGTNIEHLTECNVERADIFIAVTGKDEENLIACQLAKRNFGIKRTIARVNNPKNITVFEKLGVDIAVSSTSIIADLIEQEVDYSGMKTLMKLKNGKISLSEILLSSTSPVKNKKLKEINIPRECVLISVIREENVIIPNGDTLLLEGDHILAASSIQDQQELKDFFLG
- a CDS encoding TrkA family potassium uptake protein, producing the protein MQVVIIGCGKVGAKFAQVLSEEGNEIVIVSNDPKAFKNLPPDFDGVTLTGVPIDQDVLKMAGIENADVLVAVTEDDNVNIMVCQVAKEIFKVPKVVARIYNPAREHVFHQFGLETICPTDITVNVMRAMVESNADVSTHNIGNTSVLFKHVNLADGYIGKRIDQVKLKQSMIFGIIRSGEFILANATGRLVKGDILVVADTTHKNNKEIN